The following are encoded in a window of Cydia strobilella chromosome 1, ilCydStro3.1, whole genome shotgun sequence genomic DNA:
- the LOC134747393 gene encoding uncharacterized protein LOC134747393, with protein sequence MDQVMSLVTTVSKQAAASAVNAAVSATAANPQQPALPRERGNFYLPPFDPDVRSHDIRDWCANVDETISVFAISPKEARMKAILQLKGRAKVWADTWSLHSTTWDQVKEDLIKTFSKEFRYADDVQKWRNYTSDQASSYAEYAITA encoded by the coding sequence ATGGACCAAGTGATGAGCCTGGTAACAACAGTCTCCAAGCAAGCCGCAGCAAGTGCTGTTAATGCGGCAGTGTCCGCCACCGCCGCTAATCCACAACAGCCGGCGCTACCCCGTGAACGAGGAAATTTTTACCTACCTCCGTTCGACCCGGATGTACGATCTCATGATATTCGAGATTGGTGCGCTAATGTCGATGAAACCATTTCCGTTTTCGCTATATCACCTAAAGAAGCACGGATGAAAGCCATACTTCAGTTAAAAGGAAGAGCAAAAGTGTGGGCCGACACGTGGTCTCTACATTCAACTACTTGGGACCAGGTGAAGGAAGATCTAATCAAGACCTTCTCGAAGGAGTTCCGGTATGCTGATGATGTACAGAAATGGCGCAACTACACGTCGGACCAAGCATCGAGCTACGCCGAATACGCCATTACAGCTTGA